The genomic segment AAACGAACCAATGTTTATGAAGATTTCCTGGCTGGGGTAAACAATGTAAACCATTGGCTTGTTTTACGTAAGCGTTTTCTACATCGCGTGTTTCTCACCACgctgtgtttgcctcctgtggtAACCCGACCATCTCCACTACACCATGCTTTCTTTGCTTCTTGGCTCGCTCGGCACTGTAGTAGTATCTGATCTGAAGATGAAGGCATGGCCACAGCTGACATGTTTCAAAACCAGAGTACAGGCAAGCAGCAAAAGCCTCCAAGCGGGGCTATGTCTGTGCTGCTTACACTCTTGAAAGCTTGTCCCTTTGGCGAAACAAGGACTTAAGTATGACCCGAGCGGCGGGAGTCGCAGACCACTGCCCGCCAGACCCATCGACTCCGAGGAGCGAGGAGCCAGCTGCCAGCAGCGCGCCCGGCCCACCCTGCAGAGCGGGTTGTCTCAGTGTTAGGATcggccagccccccacccacccacccgtcAGACCCCATTGCCGGCCCCGCCCTGCAGCCGCACCTGAGTCCGGGTTAGCATCGCGGCCGCCCAGGCCCCGCACAGGAAGGCAGCGGCAAAGAGCAGGAGCTCTACGCGATGCGTGCAGGGCAGCGCCATGGCGCCCTCGCACCCGGAAGCGCGGCCCCGGGAGCTACCGCCCAAGCCCCGCCTCAGGCAGCGTGACCCACGAGTGCTGAGACCTCACTTCCGGGCTCGAGTTTATTTAGGGACCCGGGTGCGCAGCCTCAGAGCGGCAGGTACAGCGAGTAGTCCGAGAGCACCCAGCGGCGGGCCGGGCGGCCCGTGCGGCCGATCATGGGCAGCTTCTGCACGTAGCGGGAGGCCGGGCTGGGCCCGTATGGCGCGGGGAAGGCCGTCTGGAAGAGGCGCCCACGGCACCGCCTCCCGGCCTGCCGCCCGGCGATGATGAAACGGAAATGGGGGGCGCCGCGCGGGGCGAAACGGCTCTTCTGGAAGACGTCGCGGGTGCCAGCACCGGGGCCCTGCTGCCGGGGCGCCCCCCGCGCCCGGTGCACGCGCGGCAGCGGCCTGTTGTCAGAGGTGGCGGGCGCAGAGGCCGACGGAGGGCCGCTACCCCGGGGGCTCTCGTCACCCTGCGGGCTGACCATGGCGTTAGCCGTCAGCTGGGGCATCTTCCGCACGGAGTCTGGGGCCGCCGCCGGCTCCTTCTTGTCCCCGGGCGGCCTGGGGGCCGTAGGCGCGGGCTGACCCGTGCCGAAGCGGGTGGCCAAGCTGTCACCAAAGAAAGCGTAGAGCTCTCGGTAGATGTCCGCCAGGGTCACTGAAGGGGAAGGTTCCTCCGGCCCCGCGCCTCCTGGTGGCAACGGGAGGCCAGACCCAAAGCTCGGCTCTGCGCTGCCCCCGGAAGGAGACTCCTGCAGGAGAAGGCTGTCCCAGGGCAGGTCCTCCGCACGCCGGCTCCCCCTGCCACCGGGGCCCCTCTTGCTGGGGAATGCCACCTGGGCCTTCATCTTCAGCAGCCGCTCCACGGCCACCTGGAAGAGCAGAGGAGTTAGGATACGCAAGTACAAGGAGGAACCCGGGCCCATCCAGTATTCCAGCATAAGCCCGCTGAGCTCCTgcaagggagggaggcgggaaggGGCTGGCACTCACCAGAATGGCTCCGTAGACCTTGTGCCCATCTGCTTTAACCTGGGCGTTAGATACTGAATAGTCATCCAGCACAGCTTGCAGATTGGTCCAATAAGTGGACAGGTGTGGGTAGAGGACTCGTTCTACTGcctggaagggggagagagggatgcAGTGAGGGCCGCCTTATTGCAGCTCCAGTATGCGCTTTCCCACGAAAGACCTTTTATCTCCCACATTGGACAGGGCTCAGTCCTCCTAAATTCCCTGCCTGTCATACCCAACCAACATTTATTTTGGCCCAAGCCTTCAGTAAGCACTGGGAATAAAGATCGGGTGTGAAGACAGACAATATAAAATGACTCCACTATAACTGACGTGCCATATCACTGACATAAGGGCTAAGAGGGTATTTTGTTTGCCAACAGCTACGTTAATGCAGTCAATAGGCAAGCACTGTCCTTTTTGCTGGCCTTTGATGGATCAGAGGCTTTGGTTAGTCACCCACAGCCTAAGCACTTGGAAATGTTGACAAAGTGACATTTCCTAGGAACATGTAACTTGCTGCAGGCTCAAGATACATGAAAGCTTAAATGATTCTATAGCTATAGTAGTTAAAAATCAAGCCAGAATTTACAAAGTCTACAGGCATTCACAGGAAAAAAGCATctcaatattattaaatataaaaaagaaaccctcCCTACGTCATTCCATAAGGCCAATGTAACCCTGACCCAAAAACCAAACAAGGACAGGGTACGAGGGGAAACAGGATTGATTTCACTCATGACTATACAGTCCTTTAAAATTTTAGTGAACGCAAGAGCTTTTGGAAAATGCATTCCATTCCAATAGAGTTTTGGATCTTTATTTAAAGACTACCACGACCAAACTGAGTTTATCCTAGAAATGTAAAGATGGTTTACTGTCAGAAAATCTCAGCCTGGCACTCCGTGGCAGCCACTGAGAGCAGACTCCCCTCGTTTACACACCTCACTCCACTTCCTCTGCAGCCAAGTCTAACACACCCCATAATAGCTGTGAGACTGAGAAATCTGGTGTCGAAATTGAAGAcagaaacacaggagaaaaatccactgcctttgaaagaaaaaaaaattacaacgaaggctgcccctgcctctcccatctgcctgtctgggtggcagggaggcagggaaggaaaagaacttgCAAGGAAGGAGCTAGGGGGAATGACAGGAAATTCAGAGTCACAACCAAGCTGGTCCAAGGTGTCCTGCATGCTGTAAAATGCAGTTTAATCAGAGTGCCATTTTTTCTTGttcaaatgattttaattattggaatgcccaattttttaaatatgcaaataagttttaaaaagcagGGGGGGGGGAATCTATATACAATTAATCACATTAACAGATAAAGCAGAGAAACCAATTcatttcaaaagatacagaaaaagcacttgatgccccaactggtgtggctcagtggattaagcgccagcctgcaaacccaaaggttgctggttcaattcccagttggcgcatgcctggttgtgggcgaggtccccagctgggggcaagcaagaagcaactgatcaatgtatctcttgcacactgatgttccctctttccctcccttaccctctctctaaaagtaaataacatctttaaaaaaaaatttcaacataAGTTCAACATAAATTAATGATAACATAATTTTCTTGATCTGAGAGAGGTTACCTATAAACACACAAAGTAAACAGCCTCAATGGGAAAGATTATTAGCAATTCTTTTAAAACTGGAAATGAGACAAAAGTTGCCTATTATGTGAAATGGTATTAGTGGTCCTAGCAatgaaatagtaaaaagaaattaaatgccTTAGGGTTAGAAGAGATACactaaagctgtcattatttgtacACGATACGACTGATCTACATTAAAAACCCCCGAGAATCTACAGACTGAAATGACAGCTGGGTAAAGTAGCAGAATCAGCACACACGTCAACTGCTTCTGCACACCAGTAAGAAATACCACGGAAAGACCGCACTACAGCAGCGGCAAGGAACAGCAAGGTCCCAGGGCGAAATGCAATATAGTATAGGTGGGTTTTCTTCAGGGAAAGCTATGAAAAGATCATGAAAGAGCGAAAGACCTAAAAAAAGGACATATACTTGTGgacaaaagaaattaatattaatgATGTCAATTCTCTCAAAAACTGATCTAATAGATTCAGTGTGATTCCAGTGAAAATCTCAGTAGCATCAGACAGAATTTATTCCAGGCAGGCAAGAGTGGTTCAGCAGAAAGAAATCcattcccagaacctgtgaaaTTCTCAGAACTAAGATTGGCTAGTCTCTACAGATGCTGAAAAGGTATTGACCAGCTCAATTATCTATTCCTGTTTAAAATAGACTCAATACAAGAGGAATGAAGGGTAGTTTCTTAACATGATAAAGTAGAATGGGCAGGAATTTATGAAATCATGTATTAGTATCTGCCATGTGGGACTTTTGTAAGGATACGATGTTTGCATACAGAAAGTCAGCCCATGTCACTccaattcaataaaaagaagcaaataaataaaaagaaaaaatagctctggctggtgtgtaAGCGCaggcccacaaaccaaaaggttgctggtttgattccccaccAGGACTCATGCAGGCCAGGTCGTGCCAAaagcaacccattgatgtttctcccgcATATTGATATttgtctatctctttctctctccctccccctctctcaaaaaataaaaataaaaaaaattttaatagaaatatctAATTAACTTGGacatagcattaaaaaaaaatagaaaggctATCACTGAGGCCTACGGCAGGAACTCAATACCCAGCAGCAGCAAGCACATACCACTTTATGATAAAAGACACACGAATACTGTTTCTAGAGACAAACCAGAGCTCTAATGGCTCCGTGAGAAAGGCCAGGGTCCTCACCTTCCAGCCAAGGGCATGCAGCCCCACCACAGCCCCGTAGTGAGAGCAGAGAGGCCGCACAGGGTCTGCCAGGACCTTCTGAAGGGAGAGCAGGATCTGCTGATACAGCCCACTCACAAGGTCCCCGTGCGTCCTGTGGGAGCAACATGCAGTCAGAGGGGGTGAGGTGTGATTCAAGTCACAGCACAGAAGAAACAGCACTTGTCTGGCACTCTGGGGTAAGTGAACAGGGTGGCTAGGGGTGACGTGCCTGGGACCTGAAGGCTGAAGGACCAGAGCCTTGGCGTACGCGTCACCCATTTGTAGAATCCCGGTATGCAACGGGGTGCTGACAGGGAAGCTCTCAACACAAAGAGCCTCAAAGCCTGCATGTTAACCCCACCTCCCTACTCCAACCCAGTCAGCTCTGCAGCTGCCCCACCCTTTATTCAGCTCTTGGCCCGGCAACTACCAGAAGATGTGGCTGAGAAGCAGGGCAGCCCCATCTCGCAGAGTCCAGTGGTCATTCAGGGGGTTGATGGAGGCCGCCAGTGGCTCCAAGACGCAGTAGAGGACACTGCCCACCAGGGAGCGGACGTAGGGCCCCAGGCAGAGGTGTGGGTTTCGAACCAGGCTCCGCGCCACTTGCAAGAGCCGGTGCAGTTGCTCCAAATCATGGCTCACAGATTTCACCTGTTGGTAGGAGAGGGTTGCTTAGGGGGACGCCAGGGTACACAGCAGCCTGCCGTTCTGATGGCACCTGCCATGAGCCCTGTGTGCTGCTGGGCCAGCGCCTCCCCCCAAAGCGTTCCCCCTTGCCCCAGCCTGCTCACTCACCCCACTGACCACATAGACAAAGTAAGGCAGGAGTGCTGCGATCTTGGAGTTGGTCTGCAGGTCCTGGAGAGCAATCTGAAAAGGAAGGGGCCAGACTGTGCTGCATCACCAGCCCCAGGTAGAAagtaatcttttcttttaaaggtcaGTTTGGCACATATATactaaagttttaaatgtttatactgtggccctggctggtgtggctcagtggattgagcactggcctgcgaaccaaagggttgctggttcgattcccagtcagggcacgtgcctgggttgtgggtcaggtccccagtagggggtgcgtgagaggcaaccacacattgatgtttctctccctctttctccctccctacccctctctctaaaaataaataaaatctttttaaaaataaaaactagtttttattaaaaaaaaaataatcctaaaacaGAGGCCACATGGTTGAACAGACCACCAAATGATCCCACATCTGAACTGGACAGAAGGGGACTGACCAGCAAGGCCTGTGGGGCCCCAGAGGCTAACGCAGCAGGGGCTGGTGTGAGGCCTGCGGACGAAGGACTGAAGAGCAGGCCTGGCCGGTGGTGTGGATGCCACACTCAGCCCCAGGTCAACAGACACTCCAAGAGCAGGCTCTGGACTTAAGGAGTGGGGAGACTGATCACCTGAGCCCCCACAGGGCCCTGCTGAGCTGCCGCTTCCCCTGAGGGACAGTCTCCCAGAGCAGGAAGGGGAATCAGTCCTGCAGAAGACCAGTCTCGGGGGGCCACACCTCCCCACGTAGAGCAGCTCCTACACacgtcagtcagtcagtcagtgtgGAGAGGACAGAACTCAGGTATCTGAGAATTTCATGACAATGCAGAAGCTGCACTGTATGTCCCAAATCGGGGTGCACTCGCTCACCTTCATCAGCTGTGGATCATCTCCCAGTACAGCCCGAGTCACTTGCTGATAGTACTTGAGAAGGTCATCAGTCAGTGAAGACACAGCGCTGGGCACTGCAAGACGACAGGCAAGAGGCGTCAGGGTGGAGAGCCCAGGCCTCTCTTGGCCCCCCttgcctgcccacccccacaaccaccatcctcacacaccccaccccacccccccgaaGAGCCTGTTGAGACAGGACTCCCAGAGCACAGAGCTGCGACAGCCACTCTCAGCAGCCTAACCTCACAAGCCCTCCACACCTCTCTGCCCTGTATGCTGCCTCCCATTCTCTGCCAGGCAAATTCCTGCTCACTCCTTAAGCCCCAAGTTTGGCTCAGCAGACTCTGGTAGTGAGCACAGCCCCTCCGGGACCCCAGCATGCTGCTGGACTTGTGTGCTAGCTCCCAACACGTGGCTTCGTGATTGGTTACCGGTCAGTGCGCCCATCTCCAGCTCTGAGTCCTCTGGAGGGACCAGCGCTCCCTCAGAACAGTGTGTCCATAAACACTTGTCAGATAAAGACTCAGGGGTGTAGGGGCACCACCCTCACCTCCTAAGGGAAGAAGGTTCAACCAGAGGGCCCGTTCCCCACAGGACACCTTACCCGATCCTTGAGGTGCCAGGTTCCCTTTGCCATCTAGGTAGGAGACATGGACTAGAACCAGAGCAGAGAGACAGCTCAGCCTGCGGCTCTGGCCCTCGCCATACCACCCACCCCTCTGAGCTGTGCCCTACCCACCagccagcccacccccactcctctgaCAGCCCAGCCCTCGTCCCCGGCCCATGAAGGACCCCAGCATTCACCTCTCACAGCCGTCTCAGCACAGCCTTTGGGGATGTTGGTGGCCAGGGCCAGCTCAACCAGGTTCACCTCTCGGTCTTCGGGGAAGTAGAGCTCACCCTCCCTGGCGGGGCGCAGGGGCAGCACCTCCTGGGATCCGTAACCACACACAGCCTGAGCACAGAGAGGATCGGAGAGCAGGCTGAACCCAGGGAGGAAAGAGGCGCTCTCCTGACCAGGGCAGGGAGCCCCGTTTGAGGGGAGTCTAGAAACGCTGAGAAAAGGGGGGATGCCTGCGGCTTCAAGCCCATCTCTGGGAACTTGGCCGAAGCATCCAGTGCTCACTGGGTCAAGAGGCAGAACGTGGTTCCTCCTCCCAGATCCATCAGGGCTctgagccccaccccaggctACTCATCCTCTTCCTCACACTCACGCGACTTTGAAAACGCCACTCTGTTCTGAACATGACCTTCTCCCCTTGACTCCCCAGCCCAGAACAATTGTGCCGGACATTCTAACACCCACACTGTGCTCAGGCTCCTCCCTGACCCAGAACaccctcttttcctcctggctCTGGCTCCGTCTAACACGAGCCTCCCTTGATGGGCCAGGTCAAGTCCCATCTCTTCCGAAGCCTTCCCTACCCGCCTGGCCCCTgtggcctcccctccctctgtTCTGAACTCCCAGACCGCAGGGGCCGGGCTGGCCCCTATCCTGCGGTTGCTCTGAGCTTTCCTTGCTGTGTGCATTTGGTCTCCGAGTCTCACAGCATTGCCGGCCCTGAGCTCAGCATGGAGGCAGGCTCATGCCAGCTGAGCCCCCTGCAGCCTGTGCCCCACTCACCTCCACGCTGCTCCATCTGAGGGCCCTGTTGAAATCTTCCACGGTCAGCTTCCGTCGTTTGGTGTGTTTCATGAACTGGGAGCTATTCTGGGAGGGGAGGAACAGAGTTGGGGAACAGGGAGCAGGGTGGGCGGGGTCCTGGGTGGGCGGGGCCCGGGTACAGAGAGGCAGCCTGGCGGGGAGGCAAAAAGGATACCAGACCAGCGACCAGAAAGCCTGGACTGCAGCTCGGCGCTTATGCAGGTCatggcccctctctgggcctcggtctcTCACATGCAGGACGTGACTGTGAACCTGCCTGGATGCccagcagggctgctgtgagcagCACACGAGCTCAGCGAGTGCTGTCTGCAGGAAGGGGAGCCCTGGGAAGGGCAGGACAGCCTCCTCTGTATTCCCTCAAAGCACAGAGGAGGTGCCCGACATGTTTGGTGAGTAAACCCCTGTGGGAGGAGGTACCCAAGGAGAGTTGGGGGTAGCGGGCGTGGAGAGTGCGTACCTGGGTGGCCTCCCTGAGACGGTAGCACACATCCTCTGCGAGCAGGGCCGCCACCTCATCGCTCAGCTCCAGGCCCGTGCTCTCTGCCATGAGTCGGACTGACTCCCGAGGGATCTCCACAAACCGCCGCTCTTCCCGTTCTGACATGGCCCCGGTGGAGctgacagtggggagaggatgtCTGAAAAGCCACCCTTCCCCCTCAGCCCAGGAGCCTGACTCAGGGCTTTCGGAACCGGTCTTGCAGCTCCTGCTCCAGAACCCCCAACCGAGGCGCCATAAAGGCTCTGAGTGTCCAGGTGAGGAAACACATGTGAACTGGGCCAGAGGGCGGACAACAGTGACACCTGAGAAAGTGCCTGGCCTTGGGATCCACAGAACTGGGTCCAGCCCTGCCCGCCACTTCCTATGCGAAGTTGGCTGAGACCTTATTCAGTCTGAGCAACTGGTGTCTGAACTGTAAGTCAAGGCAATAACCCCTGCCCTCTGGAACTCACAGGGTTGAGCAGAGAATGAGACGATATATGAGAAAGTCCGGGGCCGAAAGGCCACGCAAATGGGAGACGTTACCACCCTTCACCATGAACAAAAACTTCATGCCTTCTTCCTTCTGATTCTTGCTACAACCACTATCTACTAAATCTtgatgaaaaaaaatgctttaccTGGCATTCCTTTGCTCAAAAATCTTCACTACTTCCCCACTGATTATGAAAGGTCAGCCCAAACTTCCCAGCGTGACACTCCATGTTTGGTCCCAAGTCCCCAGAGCTGTTCAAGCTGATCGCTCCTCCCAGTAAGTCAGGCCTGGTGTCTCCCCGCCTGCCTAAGCCCTGCCCCGGTGCTCAGGCTGGTCTGCTGCCCCCTCCACTGCAaagcccccactccctcctctttGCTAGGACAAACCCAGTCTCTCCTTTGAGGTCTGCCTGACCCATCTGCCATCTGGGACAGTCAGGCGTTTCATGGCTGGGTTTTTGCCTATGTGTCTGGTCTTCCCCAGTCTGGCTGCAAGGCCCAAAAGTAGGAACCTGCTCTTCGGTTTAGAGGATACAGCAGAACAAGAACCTAATAGAAAACTGCGGCTGCAACCAACTCCAACGACACGCAACACAGTTAGAAGATGGGTCCCCAGGGGCCAACGTGAGGCATCAGCCCGTGGGCAGCAAGGCTGAGCTCCTCAGTGAtgcacccaggccctgccccactaCTCCTCTCCGGCAGGACTCACGGGGTCACCAGGGCCTCCAGGTCCCTAAACCCAGTGGGTGTCCTCCTGGCCTCCCTACAGCCTTTCTCCCGATGGGTCCCCATCGCCCTTGGAATAAATAAAGGACAAACCGTGGGTCCAAGGCCCTGCATGCGGGCCTACTTCTGCTGCACCTCTTCCCACTGCACCTCTTCCCACTCTATCTCGTGTTCTGCGTTCCTGCCCGTGGcctcttttcatttcctcaaaaACACCTTATTTTAGGATGGCCGTACATTCTGTTTCCTCTACTTGAAATGCTCTCCCGCGCCCCGATCCCTTGGTCTAGTGAATGCCGATGTGCTTCCGCAGATCTCAGTTCAAACGTCACTTGCTCAGGGAAGTCTCCTCAGACCCCCGCGATGTCCCAGCACTTTGTCTTCCCAGCAATTATCAGtttgtaattatatatttgtgtaactctttaaagaaaattgtacttttagagagaggggaagtgggggcgggggaagagaaacacagatgtgccagagaaacatcaatcagttgcctctcacgcccccaacccaggcatgtgccctgaccagggaatcgaacctgcgacctttcagtctgcaggaagACGCCCCACCAATTAGGGCTACCTCCCCACTAGATTGTAACCTCCAAGCCAGCACGGATGAGGCCTGGTTGCTCACCTTTGCATCCCTAGCAGTGTCAGGCACACCGTCAGCACATCATCCGCCCTCAAGAAACACTGgctgaaaaatgaataaagaaaagctATTTTTCCAAGCACATGCCATGCCTGAGGCACTGAGCTAAGTGCTTATATCTCATTTTACCCTCATTAACAAAGAGATGGGTGTTATATAAGCATTGTGTCTATTTCACCGCCAAGGAAATCGTATCTCCGAGAGGTAAAatgttaaatgacttgcccaagatcatccAGCGAGCACCAAGTGAGGAGCAGGGACTCAAACCCTCGTTCTTAATCGTGAGATGTGGACGGCTGTGTGGGAAGCAAGGCCTAAATTCCCAGCGCGAAGACCTGGCGTTGGGAGACCCGCCAATAGATAACTGTTGAGTCTCTCgtctccccatctgtgaaatgggagcgCGAGTCCTGCGCCGCGAAGGCGTGGAGGGAGTTTCCCTATTTTGTGCCCACAGTAAGACCCACGAAGTCCGGCCTCGGACCAAGATCTCCCGCCCCTCAACCTCCCCTCGGCATCCTCGGTCATTACCCACACTGGTAAGGAAGGGTGGGAACCGACCTCTACCAGCCGCGGTGCTGCGCATCCTCCCACCCAGCTTCGCTCATCCTAGATCCTGAGGTGGTGGGGTGCAGGAGGTCAAGGGTTACCGAGCTCGGGTCACGTGGTCAGCGAAGGGGGCGGGCACCCAGCGCTGCGGGCTGTAAGGCGAGTCGGAGTGCACAGCCCGCAGCCGGACGGGGAGTCCTTGGGCCTGCTCACCTGAGGGCTCCGGCGACGAAGGTGGCTACCGAGAGGGCGGCGACAGCGGCAGCTGCTGTTCCCTCCCACCCGGTTCACACTAATTCCCTCTCTCAGCCCTCAGGCCCCGCACTCCACAAGCACATCCAATCGGCGAGCACCTTGCGAAGTTCCCGCCCCCAAGGGGGCTCCCAGCCATACGATTGGCCACTCTGAAGGTGCTGTGAAAGATCCAGGGGCCTTGGGGTCACGTGATCCTAAAGAGTCATACTTCTTAAAGCAACAGCCCTTTAGAGTTTGGGGAGTAGGTGTGTACGGTTCGGTGTACGTTTTAATAACCGTGTTCTCAAGAAAGGCGTCCCCattcccttggttttgtctgcACCTTAGTTTCCGAGCACTTGCATTTATGCAACTACAGCAAAACTTTAGATTTTGGTGTGTGGCTTAGCTGCCCGTTTAGTGGAGCTCAATTTACCTCTCCCACATCACCTGCCACTTACCCTTCCCAAAGAATGGATGAGGCTCCAGGTGGGTATTCTCTGGGGCAGACGGGTCTTCTGACTTGGCCAAACCCACGTGCAAGCTCCAGACTCCAGGGCTTTGCTCATCCGGATACCCCACCTTGTATCTCCGTCCAATAAGACAAATATAAGCCCGCCCCTACCTCGCAGACTCTGGTGGTTTTACACGCACACATTTCCCCAAATTTGGGCAATTCTCAATTGAGAAACAAGTGGTCTTGAGTAAATGATGATATTTGGAGTCAGACCAAGCCAGGTTCAAATTCTAACACCGCTTTTGGGCAAATTACCTAATCACATTTCCCTCCCCCATCTACAAGCTGGGTAATAATACCCATCACAGAGTTACTGCAGATTGAGATGTCTGTGAAAGCACTTTGCAGAGTTGGTGGTTGTTCTTTCACTCACGCATCATGAGGCAGatagaaaattaatttatgttcATCCAAGATGGGATAGTTCGCATGGGCTATTCTTCATAGAATGGAGCTTTC from the Desmodus rotundus isolate HL8 chromosome 5, HLdesRot8A.1, whole genome shotgun sequence genome contains:
- the TAF6L gene encoding TAF6-like RNA polymerase II p300/CBP-associated factor-associated factor 65 kDa subunit 6L; translation: MQSSTGAMSEREERRFVEIPRESVRLMAESTGLELSDEVAALLAEDVCYRLREATQNSSQFMKHTKRRKLTVEDFNRALRWSSVEAVCGYGSQEVLPLRPAREGELYFPEDREVNLVELALATNIPKGCAETAVRVHVSYLDGKGNLAPQGSVPSAVSSLTDDLLKYYQQVTRAVLGDDPQLMKIALQDLQTNSKIAALLPYFVYVVSGVKSVSHDLEQLHRLLQVARSLVRNPHLCLGPYVRSLVGSVLYCVLEPLAASINPLNDHWTLRDGAALLLSHIFWTHGDLVSGLYQQILLSLQKVLADPVRPLCSHYGAVVGLHALGWKAVERVLYPHLSTYWTNLQAVLDDYSVSNAQVKADGHKVYGAILVAVERLLKMKAQVAFPSKRGPGGRGSRRAEDLPWDSLLLQESPSGGSAEPSFGSGLPLPPGGAGPEEPSPSVTLADIYRELYAFFGDSLATRFGTGQPAPTAPRPPGDKKEPAAAPDSVRKMPQLTANAMVSPQGDESPRGSGPPSASAPATSDNRPLPRVHRARGAPRQQGPGAGTRDVFQKSRFAPRGAPHFRFIIAGRQAGRRCRGRLFQTAFPAPYGPSPASRYVQKLPMIGRTGRPARRWVLSDYSLYLPL